A window of the Brassica oleracea var. oleracea cultivar TO1000 chromosome C1, BOL, whole genome shotgun sequence genome harbors these coding sequences:
- the LOC106341290 gene encoding probable methyltransferase PMT27, which yields MAFGKGRGNKRSSSTSYASTITMVVFVALCVIGVWMLSSNSIIPPQISQANTRTVISETERADVSASSNGNDEPEPTRQESDEHPTYEDNPGKLPDDAIKSEYEQQKSAKEKNEKTSSKARDEVQRETQSQEIQQDNNKIPEEKEKDNKMMQESDEGQVKQVVKEFEKEQKEQRDEDSGAQSGNNKGTQEQEQEQGQGKEFPDVEQGKKDQDSNAEVTYTDKTKEEQPMETEQGGTSENSKNEENGQQQQQQDDQNSGKEENMENNTTSEENEKEQKSTKDENGQQDEHNTTEDESGSKEEQSTTKEDNVEQQQEEQKEEKRQESSEASGFGSGIPKESAESQKSWKSQATESKDEKQRQTTESNTIESIMVGKAWELCNATAGYDYIPCLDNEAAIKKLTSRRHFEHRERHCPEDPPTCLVSLPDGYKESIKWPESRDKIWYHNVPHTKLAEVKGHQNWVKVTGEFLTFPGGGTQFIHGALHYIDFLQQALKNIAWGKRTRVVLDVGCGVASFGGFLFERDVIAMSLAPKDEHEAQVQFALERKIPAISAVMGSKRLPFPSRVFDLIHCARCRVPWHNEGGMLLLELNRMLRPGGYFVWSATPVYQKLEEDVQIWKEMSALTKSMCWELVTINKDKLNGIGAAIYQKPTTNECYEKRKRNRPPMCKNNDDANAAWYVPLQACMHKAPTNVVERGSKWPVNWPRRLQTPPYWLNSSQMGIYGKPAPRDFTTDYEHWKHVVSKVYMNEIGISWSNVRNVMDMRAVYGGFAAALKDLQVWVMNVVNINSPDTLPIIYERGLFGIYHDWCESFSTYPRSYDLLHADHLFSKLRPRCNLVPVMAEVDRIVRPGGKLIVRDEANVIREIENMLKSLHWDVHLTFSKHQEGILSAQKGFWRPDTSP from the exons ATGGCGTTTGGAAAGGGACGTGGAAACAAACGCTCTTCTTCGACGTCTTATGCGTCGACCATTACAATGGTCGTCTTTGTGGCTCTATGTGTCATCGGTGTCTGGATGCTTTCTTCCAACTCCATTATTCCACCACAGATATCACAAGCCAACACAAGAACGGTTATATCAGAGACGGAAAGGGCTGATGTGTCTGCCTCTTCAAACGGTAACGATGAACCCGAACCAACAAGACAAGAGTCTGATGAGCATCCAACGTATGAGGACAATCCGGGAAAGCTTCCAGACGACGCCATAAAGTCTGAATACGAACAGCAAAAGTCAGCTAAAGAGAAGAATGAAAAGACGAGCTCAAAGGCAAGAGACGAGGTACAAAGAGAGACTCAAAGCCAAGAGATACAACAGGACAATAATAAGATTCCTGAAGAGAAAGAAAAAGACAACAAGATGATGCAAGAGAGTGATGAGGGTCAGGTAAAACAAGTGGTCAAGGAGTTTGAGAAGGAACAGAAAGAACAACGCGACGAGGACTCTGGTGCTCAATCAGGTAACAACAAAGGAACACAAGAGCAAGAGCAAGAGCAAGGACAAGGAAAAGAGTTTCCGGACGTGGAACAAGGAAAGAAAGATCAGGATTCCAACGCAGAGGTGACATACACAGATAAGACCAAAGAAGAACAACCTATGGAGACGGAGCAGGGTGGTACATCAGAGAACTCAAAGAATGAAGAAAACGGACAGCAACAACAACAACAAGACGATCAAAACTCAGGTAAGGAGGAAAATATGGAGAACAATACAACTAGTGAAGAAAACGAAAAGGAGCAGAAGAGCACAAAGGATGAGAACGGACAACAAGACGAACATAACACAACAGAAGACGAAAGCGGAAGCAAAGAAGAACAAAGCACAACAAAGGAAGACAATGTGGAGCAACAACAAGAAGAGCAAAAAGAAGAGAAAAGACAAGAGAGTTCAGAAGCAAGCGGGTTCGGTTCTGGAATACCAAAAGAATCAGCAGAATCACAAAAATCATGGAAGAGTCAAGCAACAGAATCTAAGGACGAGAAACAAAGACAGACGACAGAATCAAATACCATAGAGAGTATAATGGTTGGAAAGGCATGGGAGTTGTGCAATGCAACTGCTGGTTATGATTATATACCATGCCTAGACAACGAAGCAGCTATAAAGAAACTAACAAGTAGAAGACATTTTGAGCACCGAGAGAGGCATTGCCCAGAAGACCCACCAACTTGTCTTGTCTCCCTCCCAGATGGGTATAAGGAGTCCATCAAGTGGCCAGAAAGCAGAGATAAG ATATGGTACCACAATGTCCCACACACAAAGCTAGCAGAGGTGAAAGGTCATCAGAACTGGGTGAAGGTTACTGGTGAGTTCTTAACGTTTCCTGGAGGTGGAACACAGTTCATCCACGGAGCTCTCCACTATATCGATTTCCTTCAGCAG GCTTTGAAAAATATTGCTTGGGGTAAACGTACTAGAGTTGTATTAGATGTTGGATGTGGAGTGGCGAGCTTTGGTGGTTTCTTATTTGAAAGAGATGTTATAGCCATGTCGCTTGCACCAAAAGATGAACATGAGGCTCAGGTTCAGTTTGCTCTTGAAAGGAAGATTCCAGCCATCTCTGCGGTGATGGGCTCTAAGAGATTACCCTTTCCGAGTAGAGTGTTTGACCTTATCCACTGCGCACGTTGCAGAGTCCCTTGGCACAATGAAGGTGGTATGCTTCTTCTAGAACTGAATCGGATGCTTCGCCCTGGAGGTTATTTTGTCTGGTCAGCAACACCAGTATACCAGAAGCTCGAAGAAGATGTTCAAATCTGGAAAG AGATGTCTGCGCTGACAAAATCCATGTGTTGGGAACTTGTGACAATCAACAAGGATAAACTCAATGGTATTGGTGCTGCCATCTACCAGAAACCTACCACGAATGAATGTTATGAGAAACGAAAGCGAAACAGGCCTCCCATGTGCAAAAATAATGATGATGCAAATGCAGCCTG GTACGTACCGCTACAAGCATGCATGCATAAAGCTCCCACCAATGTGGTCGAGAGAGGGAGCAAGTGGCCTGTGAACTGGCCACGTAGGCTTCAAACACCTCCTTACTGGCTAAACAGCTCTCAAATGGGGATCTATGGGAAACCAGCTCCTCGAGACTTCACTACAGATTATGAACATTGGAAGCACGTTGTTAGCAAAGTATACATGAACGAGATAGGGATCAGCTGGTCTAATGTGAGGAATGTAATGGACATGCGAGCTGTCTACGGAGG GTTTGCAGCAGCTCTAAAGGACTTGCAAGTGTGGGTCATGAACGTAGTAAACATTAACTCACCAGATACATTACCGATAATCTACGAGAGAGGCTTGTTCGGAATATATCATGACTGGTGTGAATCTTTTAGCACATACCCTCGGAGTTATGATCTCTTGCATGCAGATCATCTCTTCTCCAAGTTGAGACCAAG GTGCAATCTTGTTCCAGTAATGGCAGAAGTGGATAGAATAGTAAGACCAGGAGGTAAACTAATAGTCCGTGATGAAGCCAATGTGATAAGAGAGATAGAGAACATGTTGAAGTCATTGCACTGGGATGTTCATCTAACCTTCTCTAAGCACCAAGAAGGAATATTAAGTGCACAAAAAGGATTCTGGAGACCAGATACTTCTCCCTGA